The Shewanella algae DNA segment ATCATTTCGATAAAGCATTGAAGCTTACCGGGAACGCCAGAAGTTGCCTTTTTGCCAACGCTGCGGAACAACCACAGAAACAGCACGCCAAGACCAACCGAAAAGAGCAATGAATCAACGTGCCATGTCCAGAAACCTTCACCAACGGTAAGGTTGGTAAGGTGATGCTGGATATAGCCCTGCGGTGTTAATGCTTCACCAGATGCAGCCATGATTCATCCCACTTAACTTTGCTTGAAGTACAAAGGAGCTGCCCAATGCACTACCAACGCCAGTACATAGCAAACAAAAAGGGGCATAAATGCGACCTTTAAATTGATAAATACCAGCGAAAACAATGCTATTGTTAACAGCAACTTTACCGCTTCCCCCCAGTAAAAGCCTTTGAGAACTTTACCAGTAGCGCTTGCTCCCATATGGGAAAAAGCCAGGGTCGCGAATACAAAATTAGGGAGCACAGCTATGGCAGTTCCTGCCAGAGCAGAATAGCCAAACTGGGCTCCCCACACGGCGAAAAAGATAATTGAAGCACCCCCAGCTATCGCCGCCTGCATCATCACCAACTTATAGGCTGACCAACGGCCACGACGCGCTAAAACCTTACTCAATCATTCTTCTCCGCATTACTACTTTTTGTTTCGATGACCGGACTACAAATATCCGTATGGAGTCGAGGTACAAAAAGCTTGCGAAAGTATACCTTTTCAAGTCTTCTTTGCAACTTTGAGATAAGTAAAAACCTCACCTTTTAACGTGATACAGACCCAAATTCGTATAAATGCAATATTAACAAACGTCACAAATTTACACTAAAAAGCGTTAACCACGTTTTTTTAATGGATTTTGGCAAGAATACCGTCTAATTCAGCCAGATTTTGATAGTTAATTACAATTTTTCCCTTTCCCTTACTACCGTGGGAAATGGAAACTTTTGCGCCTAACCTCTCAATTAACTGACTCTCCAGACGGGCAACATCGGTATCTTTTACAGGCTTTTCGGCCTCTTTGGCAGGATTTAAGACCTTATTTACCAATCGTTCGGTTTCACGAACGGTCAATTCCTTTGCCACCACCAATCGGGCAACAGAAGTTTGCTCTTCACCTTGCAAGGCCAGCAAGGCTCGGGCATGACCCATTTCGATATCACCATACTCCAACAACCGCTTTACCGGTTCATTCAGACCATTGAGCCGCAGCAGGTTCGAAACGGTAGCCCGGGATTTTCCCACAGCATCAGCTATTTGTTGGTGAGTGAGATCAAATTCTTCGATCAAGCGGTTAAGCGCAATGGCCTCTTCCATGGCATTGAGGTCTTCCCGCTGAATATTTTCAATCAGGGCAATAGCCACGGCAGCCTCATCGGCAACCTGTTTGACTATGCAGGGCACCTTGTCCAGCTTGGCAATTTGCGCCGCGCGCCAGCGACGTTCACCGGCGATGATTTCGTATTTGTCATCGCTGATCTTACGCACCACTATGGGCTGAATGACTCCCTGAGCCTTGATGGATTCGGCCAGCTCTTCCAGAGCCTCGGGCGACATGTCTTTACGGGGTTGATACTTGCCGGGCTGCAGCAGATCCACATCCAGGGTAAGCAGAGTTTCGCCGGCATCAACCTTGGATTGCTCGGCATCATCACGCTTCTTGCTCGCCGCATGGCTGGTACTCAAAAGTGCGTCCAGGCCCTTGCCCAGCCCCCGTTTTTTCGGTGTCATGCTCATTCCTTTATGCCTGTTTCGCTTGCTGGTTCTGTTCGGAGCGGCGAATAATTTCGCCGGCTAAAGCCAGATAAGCCTTGGCGCCGGCGCTGCTCTTGTCATAGTACATCGCCGGTGCGCCAAAACTCGGCGCCTCGGCCAAGCGAATATTTCTTGGGATAACAGTGCGGTAAACCTTGTCACCGAAATGCTGTTTCAGCTGATCGGAAACATCGTTGGCCAGACGGTTTCGGGGATCGTACATGGTTCTCAGTATCCCCTCGATCCCGAGTTTGGGATTGACCATGGCCACCAGCTTGGAAATAGTATCCATCAGGGCGGTCAAGCCTTCCAGGGCATAGTACTCACACTGCATGGGAACCAGTACTGAGTCGGCCGCCGACATGGCGTTTACTGTCAACATATTCAGCGAAGGAGGGCAGTCGATAAAGATGAAGTCGTACTCATCCTGTACTTTTGCCAAGGCATTGCGCAGGCGAATCTCTCTGGCAAAGAACTCCATCAATTTGATTTCGGCGGCAGTCACATCACCGTTGGCGGCAACGAGATCGTATTTCCCGGCTGTGTTACGCACAACGACTTCGTCAAAACTCTTTTCTTCCACCAGCAACTCGTAGGCGGTGTTTTCAACTTCGTACTTGTCGACACCACTCCCCATGGTGGCATTGCCCTGGGGATCCAGATCGATCAATAGCACCCGCCGCTTGGTTGCCGCCAAAGAGGCTGCCAAATTAACACAAGTTGTTGTTTTTCCAACGCCACCTTTCTGGTTGGCTACGGCAATAATTCTCGCCACACTGTCACCTTGTCTGTCAATTTTGTTATTGATGCCCGGTTCCGTTTGCATCAAGTTGCTTGATACGCCAGCCAATTGCAAGGCATTCAAACCTGGGGAGCTATGATCAGCAGATGTCTCTGTTCATCCAATTTAGGAACCTTGAGTTCGATGGATTCCCTGATGCTGTATCCCTCAGGGATCCCGGTCAACTCATCAGGGTTCAACTGCCCTTTAAGGGCATAGAATACCCCATTTTGCGCCGGCAAATGCTGACACCAGCTTAACATGTCTGCCACTGAGGCAAAGGCGCGACTGAGCACCCCATCAAACCCTTGTGGATCCTGAAAGGCTTCCACCCGGCTCTCAACCGACTGTATATTTTTTAATTTGAGTTCAATCTGAACCTGTTTTTGAAAACGGATCCGCTTGCCCAGGCTATCGAGCAGCACAAATTCTTTATCCGGATTCAAAATCGCCAGCGGAATACCGGGTAACCCAGGGCCAGTACCCACATCAATAAAACGCTGCCCCTTGAGATGAGGGGAGACGACCAGGCTATCCATGATATGCCGGATAAGCATCTGCTCAGGATCGCGCACCGAGGTCAGGTTATAGGCCTTGTTCCATTTGTTGAGCAAGGCAACAAAACCGAGCAGTTGTTGCTGCTGTTCATCCGATACATTGAGGCCAGTCTCTGCCAGATATGTTTTTAACTGTGCTGCAAGCACGGGTATTCTCCCCAGAAAAATACTGCGGGGCTATTATGCGGCCCCAAAACGGCCAAGGGAAGCATCCACTGCTTCCCCGGCTCTGGAATAGTTCACGGTATCAGGCCGAGCGGCGCAGTAATCCCCGTTTTTTCAGATGCACCAGCAAAATGGAGATGGCTGCCGGAGTTACCCCCGAAATCCTGGAAGCCTGGCCTATGGTTTCCGGTTTATGGGCATTGAGTTTGGCGATCACTTCATTGGACAAGCCCGGCACTTCGTTGTAATCGAGCTCCAGCGGCAGGCCGGTATTTTCGTTGCGCTGCGCTTTGGCGATCTCTTCCTGCTGGCGCTGAATATAACCGGCATATTTAACCTGGATCTGCACCTGTTCAGCGGCTTGACGATCCTCAAGACCCGGTCCAAAGCCTTCGATCCCCATAAGCTTGTCATAATCCAACTCAGGACGACGCAACAGCTCTTCAAACGAGGCTTCGCGGGATATTGGCGTATTGAGATGCGGATTCAGCGCTTCAACCAGAGGTGAATTCACATGGATCCATTGACTGCGCAGGCGTTGCAGCTCAGATTCAATCGCCTCAACCTTGGCAGAGAACTTGGCCCAGCGTTGATCGTCAACCAAGCCCAACTCGCGACCTTTCTCGGTCAGGCGCAGGTCAGCATTATCTTCACGCAGCAGCAAGCGGTATTCGGCGCGACTGGTGAACATGCGATAGGGCTCTTTGGTGCCCAGAGTCGAGAGGTCGTCCACCAACACACCGAGATAAGCCTGATCCCGTCTAGGTGCCCAGGCGTCTTTACCTTGTACCTGTAAAGCTGCATTCATGCCGGCCAGCAAACCTTGAGCTCCGGCCTCTTCATAACCTGTGGTGCCATTGATCTGACCGGCAAAGAACAGCCCATCTATGGATTTGGTTTCCAGCGAATTTTTCAGATCTCGGGGATCAAAATAATCATATTCGATGGCATAGCCAGGACGCATGATCTCGGCATTTTCCATCCCCTTGATCGAGCGGACCAAGGCAATTTGTACATCGAATGGCAAACTGGTGGAGATACCATTGGGGTATAACTCATTGGTATTGAGCCCCTCGGGTTCAATAAAGATCTGGTGAGAACTCTTGTCGGCAAAGCGATGGATCTTGTCTTCAATCGATGGACAGTATCTCGGACCTATACCTTCGATAACCCCTGAATACATGGGGCTTCGATCCAAGCCACCACGAATAATTTCATGGGTTTTCTCATTGGTATGAGTGATATAGCAAGAAATTTGCTGTGGATGCTGACTCACATCTCCGATAAAAGACATCACAGGAAGAGGATTATCCCCCTGCTGTTCAGTCATCTGCTGGAAGTCGACGCTGCGGGCATCGATACGCGGTGGTGTACCTGTCTTAAGACGGCCAACCCGAATAGGCAACTCCCTGAGTCTGTGGGCCAGGGCGATCGCCGGAGGATCACCGGCACGACCACCACTGTAGTTTTCCAGACCTATGTGGATCTTGCCACCAAGGAAAGTGCCGGCAGTCAACACTACGGCAGGAGCTTCAAAAGCCAGCCCCATTTGGGTGACAACCCCTATGACTCTGTTGTTTTCAACAACCAGATCGTCAACAGCCTGTTGAAAGATCCTTAAGTTAGGTTGGTTTTGTAATATCTGTTGGATCTTTTGCCGATACAAGGCTCGATCCGCTTGGGCTCTGGTAGCTCTTACCGCTGGACCCTTACTAGAATTAAGGGTTCTGAATTGGATCCCGGCATAGTCAGTTGCTGTTGCCATGGCGCCACCCAAGGCATCTATCTCTTTAACCAAGTGCCCTTTACCTATACCCCCTATAGCCGGGTTACAGGACATCTGACCCAAAGTGTCAATATTGTGGGTCAGGAGTAGGGTATTGACACCCATTCTGGCAGCAGCCAATGCGGCTTCAGTTCCGGCATGACCACCACCTACAACAATTACATCAAACCGTTCATGAAAACGCATAGATTTACCTTTGGCTGGGTAAGGGATAAAAAAGGAATATCAGCCGATCATTTTAGCATCTGTAATGATGCAGGTGAATGCTCTATTTTGTGCTCTTGGATCGCAGGGGATCAGGCTTATAGATCTTAAGATCTTTATATAGATCTTCTTATTGTGTTTACTATTAGGATCGCACTTTGCTGTGGGTAAGGCTTATTGCTTATTTAAAACAACAGCTTAAATTAAAATGATCCTGTGATCTGTTGGCGATCTATCTCCATTAAAGCTGGGGATAGATCGCGATCTTATCCACAAGGTGGATCTGGGCGGTATCGAGGATCTGATTCATACAAAGATTGATCAGATCAAAATAAAGTATTATCCACAGAGTTATGTTTTTTAGACTTAATCTGTGGGTAAGTTAGATCTAAATTGTGAGTACTTGATGCTTTATTCAGGTTGAAAAGCATTTTATAACTCGGGCAGCCAGTCGTCGAGCCATGCCAATGCTGGATCTTCCGGTACGGGATCGTACTGAACATCGATCTGGATCTTATCCACATAGGGCTTGGCTCCCTTGGCGCTCAGTTGCTGAAGCAGCTTTTCCGGGCCTTGGCAGAAAGTGTCGTAACTCGAGTCGCCGATCGCACATAAAGCATACCGACAGTCCTGCAGGTTTTGGTTTGACTGGAGTAATTCCTGATAGAAGGGCTGCAAATTGTCCGGAAGATCGCCGGCCCCATGGGTGGAGGAAACGATCAACCAAAGGGCTTTGGGATCCAGTTGCTCCAACTGTGGGGTTAAGTACAGGCTTGTCTGGTGGCCGTTTTGTTCAAGCTTATTGATGAGTTCTTCGGCGACATATTCGGCTCCTCCCAAGGTGGTTCCGACTAATACTTCGACTTTCGCCATGATAATCCTCTCTGTATGTAGCGCCTGGCGCCTTGATTTAATCGGCCCATATTAATCCAATTTGCGGTGACAGACAGCCTTGGGTAACCTGAGTTTGAGCACTATTGCATTGATCCTGTTGTAGGCTTTTTCTGCGCTTGAGGCTGATATGAAACTGAAGTGGTTGCTGATCTTCCCGTTGCTTTCTTTGCTGGTGATACTCGGGGGATGGCATTGGTTGTTTACCGTACCGGCAAATGTTCAACTGCAATCTGATAGGGTTGATTCCAATACCGGCGCGGCCTGTATCCAAACGCCAACGGCAAAGGCGCTGGATAAGAATGGTGAGTTTGGCGTGTTGATCTGGAATATTCAGAAGCAGCAAAACGGCCTGTGGCGTTCTCGTCTCGATGATTTTACAACAGGCAGGCAGTTGGTGCTGCTGCAGGAAGCCAGTCTGGATCCCGGCATGTATCTTTATTTGAGTGCTGCGCAGTGGTTTTGGCGTTTCGCCAATGCTTTCAGTGTATTGGATACCCCGGCTGGAGTGATGAATCTGTCACGCAGCGCTCCCTTGAGCAGTTGTGGCTACCGTACTCTTGAGCCCTGGTTGCGGTTGCCCAAGACGGCCTTGGTTGCCGAATATCCTTTGTCTGATGGTACATTATTGACTGTGGTCAATGTCCATGGAATCAACTTCAGTGTCGGTATCGAAGAATATCGGCAGCAACTTAAGTCTTTGACTGAAGCCCTGGCTGAGGAAAGAGTAGTGGGGCCTATTATTCTGGCGGGTGATTTCAATACCTGGAGTGAGGAACGCAGTATGCTGCTGGCCGCCTTCGCTTCCTCTTTGGGATTGGATGAGGCTCATTTTGGCGAGGATAACAGGGTAAGAGTTCTGGGGTATCCTTTGGATCATCTCTTTTATCGAGGATTGAAACCCAAAGAGCTGTATGTGCCGGAAACAGAAGTGTCGGATCACAATCCTATGGTCGCCAGCTTTGTGATTGCCGAGCGCTAGGCCCTAAGTAATTCATGTTTCCCTGACATCTGCTCCTCCAAAAAAGGGCCTGCGACCGAAGTCGCGGAAGTCAGCATTCCTAACGGAGGGCCCTGATAGATTATCTTTCCGCCATGTTTTCCGGCTCCCGGGCCCATTTCTATTACGTGGTCGGCATTGGCTATCATCTCAAGATTATGCTCGACGATTATCACTGTTTTTCCTTGATCTGCGAGTAAGGTAAACAGTTCGAGCAGGCGCTCGACATCGGCCATATGCAGACCGGAGGTGGGTTCATCAAAGACATAAATGCCTCCGCTTCGTTCCAGTTCTGCTGCCAGTTTGAGTCTCTGCCTTTCACCTCCGGATAAAGTGGACAGCCGCTGACCTATCTGTATGTAGCCGAGTCCTACCTGAATCAGGCGTGTCAGTGCATTTACTATTTTCGTCTGGTGCTTGAATACCTGCAGAACCTCTTGCGGGCGCATGTTCATTATCTGAACGATAGATTTTCCAGCGACTCGAATGGTGCTGGCTTCCCCGCTGTATCCCGAACCTTGGCAGGTTTCACACATAGACTCAATAGTTTCAAGAAACGCAAGATCTGTGCGTACAACACCTCGTCCTTTACATGCAGGGCAAGCTCCGGCTGCATTGTTACTGAATAGACCGACAGCTTTGCCACTCTGCCTGGCGAAATGGCGACGGATATCATCCAGGATACCGAGATAGCTGGCAGGGGTTGAACGGGAGGATGCGCGAAGTTCGTCTTGATCAATCACCACCACGTCTGCATAAAGGCGGGGCAATATCCTATTGGCTAACGTCGATTTCCCCGAGCCGGCGACACCGGCAACCACAGTTACGACCCCGAGGGGAATATCGACCGACAGATCATGAACATTGAACATAGACTGATGCTCAAGCTTGAGCCAACCTGAGTTTTTACGCTGTGATACTCTTGGAGAACTTTTTCGGTGCAAGCCTTGGCCTGTCATGGTATCTGCTTGTTTGAGCCCTATAAAAGGGCCTTGATAAACTACCTGACCACCCGCTTCTCCGGCCCCAGGGCCCATATCGATAACATGATCGGCAATGGCAATTACATCTGGGTCATGTTCAACTATGAGGACACTATTTCCCTTATTCCGCAGGCGAGTGAGTAAATTGGCGAGTTGACGGACATCGCGGGCATGCAGCCCGACGCTGGGTTCATCAAAGATATATGCAATATCGCTGAGACTACTGCCAAGGTGGCGGATCATCTTGATCCGTGAGACTCACCACCTGACAGGCCTGATGTCTCTATTTAAATTAAATTTGTTGTTTGGGTGTGGGTACGCCTGCTACTGATATTCTGCCTTCCACAAAGTCAAAGGTTCGGCAGAGCACCATTGCCAGAATTTCTTCTCCACCAAGTCACTTGCCGCGGCAGCATCCCGTCCCTCAAACAAGCGCCAATTTTCCTCTGCAGATTTCAGGGCATACTGTCTCAAGTAACCTGTGACTCTTTCGAAATCGGATGGCTCGAGAAGAAATATGCTGCCATCCCTGTAAGACTCCCAAGGTACCTGATCTTTAGGTTGTCGTTGATGATTCTGGAAGAACGCCTCGCTGTAGATGCTGGCCGAACCACCCGCAGACACACAGTCGTCCCAACGTTGGTAGCGAAAGAAAAACTCGTCCTCTGCCTCGGCAGTGCCTGTTAGCTCTCGATAGGGGCAAGATTTTTCCCAAGGCTTATTGATATTGGCCTCGGCCACACCTTGGCGCGCAAGCTCTATCTCATGGGGCTTGGGGAACCTGTCCATCAGTAATTGCGCTGGTTCGCCACTCTCGTCTGCCATCAAAATGGAGGTAGTTCCCAAAAGGAACACACCGAGCGCGACGCGGGTGAAAGTTGACTTTGAAAACGATGGCATCAAGCGAAATGACATTCTACAACCCTCTGAAGGACTAAGTTATTTATCCAGAAACAGGAATAGGCCATTTATAACAATGGCCTTTATCCTTACTTGTGCTGGTTACTTACGAGCACTGGCCTTTGAAGCCGTCTCGTTGTAAGCATTCAAGCCACCAGCCTTGGCAGTGTTCCGCCTCAGGGTTTGTTGATTTGGCTGCAATGGCAATTAGAGCTATACCAAGTCATACTGTGCCCGTGAAATTTTCGTGGTATATAGCTTCAACCCCTTGAAGCAATTGATAGTTATTTAGCGGTTATTATTAGATCAATCCTTCGATGACTCAATTGCCCTTGGGAATAAAAATTACTCAGGCATACACCCTGAAGGATTAATTCATTAGTATGATGACATCAGATTAATCAATTCGTTAAGGTTATTTTCCGATAAATATGTAGGAGATGCATTTTCACTGTGTTCGGTGAAATTTTCAGTTTGGCGATAGCTCAGATCGAGCAGAGTTCACTTCTATTTTCGATACTCAGCGAACTACATTTAGGGACTGCTATTTAGCTGACCACTTGATTAGCTACTCAAATCCATGCTTTGGGGATCGCTATTCAACCAGCCGTTTACTCTTAATGGTTTCTTCGGCGAGAAGTATATGGTCTTTGTTGTGTTGGCGCTGGGTGGGTGTTTTAGGTTTGTAGTGAACGTACAGGTTTAAGGTTTCTTAGCTGCGCTTACGTTTATTTTAGCGTTCACCTAGTGTATTTGTGGTGTAGCCATAGTCATAAACTAAGCCTAGTGAGCATGATGTCATCAGTTTTTTAAATAGAAATTTTTATTTTAGACTCCACTTGGGCCCCAATCAGTGCGAGTAGCATGTCATGGAGCCCAACTGGGGACTAGATTTGGCAACAAACGGAAATAATAAAGTCAGTGGCTTATCTTTCATTGTTTGCTGTTGTTTTCCGTTGTTTGCCCACTTTACTTGCCGATACAGAAGCTGGAAAAAATTCTTCCCAGGAGATCGTCTGAGGTAAATTGGCCTGTGATCTCGGCCAGAGCCTGTTGAGTCATGCGCAGTTCTTCGGCCAGCAGCTCACCTGCCTGATAGACTTCCAGCTGTACTTTGCCCTGCTGCAGATGGTCACCGGCGACTTCCAGGGCTTCCAGGTGACGGCGACGGGCGATAAAACCGCCTTCCAGGTTACTTTGATAGCCCATCAGGTTCTTGAGGTGCTGTTTCAGCGCATCGACCCCGAGCCCGGTTTTGGCTGAGATCCTAAAGACGTCATAGCCTTTCTCTTCGCTGGGACTCAGTGACTCACCGGTCAGATCCGCCTTATTACGTACCACAGTGACGCCGAGGTTTTCCGGCAGGCGATCAATAAAGTCCGGCCAGATTTCATGGGGATCAATCGCTTGGGTTTCTGTGCCATCTACCATAAACAGCACTCTGTCGGCGGTGGTGATTTCGGCCCAGGCTCTTTCTATCCCTATCTGTTCCACTGTGTCAGTGGTGTCGCGCAGGCCGGCTGTGTCTATGACATGCAGTGGCATGCCATCCAAGTGGATATGCTCCCGCAATACATCCCTTGTAGTGCCGGCTATTTCGGTGACAATTGCCGACTCTTTTCCCGCCAGGGCGTTGAGCAGACTGGACTTACCGGCGTTGGGGCGGCCGGCTATCACTACTTTCATCCCTTCGCGGATGATGGCGCCCTGTTTGGCACTGGCCTGTACCAAGTCCAGTTTATCTATGATGCGATAAAGGGCATTGGCAATCTTACCGTCGGAGAGGAAATCCACCTCTTCATCGGGAAAGTCGATGGCGGCCTCGACATAAAGACGCAGATTGGTAACCTGTTCCACCAACTCATGCACTTCGCGGGAAAACTCGCCTTGGAGTGATTGCAGCGCGCTCTTGGCGGCCTGTTCACTGGTGGCATCGATAAGATCGGCAATCGCTTCTGCCTGGGTCAGATCCAGCTTGTCATTCATAA contains these protein-coding regions:
- a CDS encoding ATP synthase subunit I, encoding MSKVLARRGRWSAYKLVMMQAAIAGGASIIFFAVWGAQFGYSALAGTAIAVLPNFVFATLAFSHMGASATGKVLKGFYWGEAVKLLLTIALFSLVFINLKVAFMPLFVCYVLALVVHWAAPLYFKQS
- a CDS encoding ParB/RepB/Spo0J family partition protein, translating into MTPKKRGLGKGLDALLSTSHAASKKRDDAEQSKVDAGETLLTLDVDLLQPGKYQPRKDMSPEALEELAESIKAQGVIQPIVVRKISDDKYEIIAGERRWRAAQIAKLDKVPCIVKQVADEAAVAIALIENIQREDLNAMEEAIALNRLIEEFDLTHQQIADAVGKSRATVSNLLRLNGLNEPVKRLLEYGDIEMGHARALLALQGEEQTSVARLVVAKELTVRETERLVNKVLNPAKEAEKPVKDTDVARLESQLIERLGAKVSISHGSKGKGKIVINYQNLAELDGILAKIH
- a CDS encoding ParA family protein, coding for MARIIAVANQKGGVGKTTTCVNLAASLAATKRRVLLIDLDPQGNATMGSGVDKYEVENTAYELLVEEKSFDEVVVRNTAGKYDLVAANGDVTAAEIKLMEFFAREIRLRNALAKVQDEYDFIFIDCPPSLNMLTVNAMSAADSVLVPMQCEYYALEGLTALMDTISKLVAMVNPKLGIEGILRTMYDPRNRLANDVSDQLKQHFGDKVYRTVIPRNIRLAEAPSFGAPAMYYDKSSAGAKAYLALAGEIIRRSEQNQQAKQA
- the rsmG gene encoding 16S rRNA (guanine(527)-N(7))-methyltransferase RsmG; protein product: MLAAQLKTYLAETGLNVSDEQQQQLLGFVALLNKWNKAYNLTSVRDPEQMLIRHIMDSLVVSPHLKGQRFIDVGTGPGLPGIPLAILNPDKEFVLLDSLGKRIRFQKQVQIELKLKNIQSVESRVEAFQDPQGFDGVLSRAFASVADMLSWCQHLPAQNGVFYALKGQLNPDELTGIPEGYSIRESIELKVPKLDEQRHLLIIAPQV
- the mnmG gene encoding tRNA uridine-5-carboxymethylaminomethyl(34) synthesis enzyme MnmG, which encodes MRFHERFDVIVVGGGHAGTEAALAAARMGVNTLLLTHNIDTLGQMSCNPAIGGIGKGHLVKEIDALGGAMATATDYAGIQFRTLNSSKGPAVRATRAQADRALYRQKIQQILQNQPNLRIFQQAVDDLVVENNRVIGVVTQMGLAFEAPAVVLTAGTFLGGKIHIGLENYSGGRAGDPPAIALAHRLRELPIRVGRLKTGTPPRIDARSVDFQQMTEQQGDNPLPVMSFIGDVSQHPQQISCYITHTNEKTHEIIRGGLDRSPMYSGVIEGIGPRYCPSIEDKIHRFADKSSHQIFIEPEGLNTNELYPNGISTSLPFDVQIALVRSIKGMENAEIMRPGYAIEYDYFDPRDLKNSLETKSIDGLFFAGQINGTTGYEEAGAQGLLAGMNAALQVQGKDAWAPRRDQAYLGVLVDDLSTLGTKEPYRMFTSRAEYRLLLREDNADLRLTEKGRELGLVDDQRWAKFSAKVEAIESELQRLRSQWIHVNSPLVEALNPHLNTPISREASFEELLRRPELDYDKLMGIEGFGPGLEDRQAAEQVQIQVKYAGYIQRQQEEIAKAQRNENTGLPLELDYNEVPGLSNEVIAKLNAHKPETIGQASRISGVTPAAISILLVHLKKRGLLRRSA
- the mioC gene encoding FMN-binding protein MioC gives rise to the protein MAKVEVLVGTTLGGAEYVAEELINKLEQNGHQTSLYLTPQLEQLDPKALWLIVSSTHGAGDLPDNLQPFYQELLQSNQNLQDCRYALCAIGDSSYDTFCQGPEKLLQQLSAKGAKPYVDKIQIDVQYDPVPEDPALAWLDDWLPEL
- a CDS encoding endonuclease/exonuclease/phosphatase family protein codes for the protein MKLKWLLIFPLLSLLVILGGWHWLFTVPANVQLQSDRVDSNTGAACIQTPTAKALDKNGEFGVLIWNIQKQQNGLWRSRLDDFTTGRQLVLLQEASLDPGMYLYLSAAQWFWRFANAFSVLDTPAGVMNLSRSAPLSSCGYRTLEPWLRLPKTALVAEYPLSDGTLLTVVNVHGINFSVGIEEYRQQLKSLTEALAEERVVGPIILAGDFNTWSEERSMLLAAFASSLGLDEAHFGEDNRVRVLGYPLDHLFYRGLKPKELYVPETEVSDHNPMVASFVIAER
- a CDS encoding ATP-binding cassette domain-containing protein; the encoded protein is MIRHLGSSLSDIAYIFDEPSVGLHARDVRQLANLLTRLRNKGNSVLIVEHDPDVIAIADHVIDMGPGAGEAGGQVVYQGPFIGLKQADTMTGQGLHRKSSPRVSQRKNSGWLKLEHQSMFNVHDLSVDIPLGVVTVVAGVAGSGKSTLANRILPRLYADVVVIDQDELRASSRSTPASYLGILDDIRRHFARQSGKAVGLFSNNAAGACPACKGRGVVRTDLAFLETIESMCETCQGSGYSGEASTIRVAGKSIVQIMNMRPQEVLQVFKHQTKIVNALTRLIQVGLGYIQIGQRLSTLSGGERQRLKLAAELERSGGIYVFDEPTSGLHMADVERLLELFTLLADQGKTVIIVEHNLEMIANADHVIEMGPGAGKHGGKIIYQGPPLGMLTSATSVAGPFLEEQMSGKHELLRA
- a CDS encoding LuxR C-terminal-related transcriptional regulator translates to MAKLKISPNTVKMHLLHIYRKITLTN
- the mnmE gene encoding tRNA uridine-5-carboxymethylaminomethyl(34) synthesis GTPase MnmE — translated: MTTDTIVAQATAPGRGGVGIVRVSGPKAQAVAQALLGHQPKPRYADYCDFKGSQGEVLDQGIALFFKGPNSFTGEDVLELQGHGGQIVMDMLIKRVLEVEGIRLARPGEFSEQAFMNDKLDLTQAEAIADLIDATSEQAAKSALQSLQGEFSREVHELVEQVTNLRLYVEAAIDFPDEEVDFLSDGKIANALYRIIDKLDLVQASAKQGAIIREGMKVVIAGRPNAGKSSLLNALAGKESAIVTEIAGTTRDVLREHIHLDGMPLHVIDTAGLRDTTDTVEQIGIERAWAEITTADRVLFMVDGTETQAIDPHEIWPDFIDRLPENLGVTVVRNKADLTGESLSPSEEKGYDVFRISAKTGLGVDALKQHLKNLMGYQSNLEGGFIARRRHLEALEVAGDHLQQGKVQLEVYQAGELLAEELRMTQQALAEITGQFTSDDLLGRIFSSFCIGK